One Osmerus eperlanus chromosome 16, fOsmEpe2.1, whole genome shotgun sequence DNA segment encodes these proteins:
- the erich2 gene encoding glutamate-rich protein 2 isoform X2, giving the protein MSRLECVGTSSKQTPHEQMSPACIDPPGTQDHVTVVPETVGENPPTDFPRRSQPVTAVSHSVKNGHPVAQNVLSAGEPAPEKSRESRSGIGRNAVATVFSNQVSNRNDNNSPKQSKSLTTVLIPSPESEEDCTEEEEQDEGYQAPLELMAEFLKSVMEKDYLLAKKLCQMILIYEPENPEATQFLLLIQEKLLTEQAADPSEEEDDDSNSSDEDDSEDSGSEEKSAQSTGSSSSSTSSSSSEEEEEKEQEDEKQGRRHKPCPPSHLSP; this is encoded by the exons ATGAGCAG ATTAGAATGTGTGGGGACGTCCTCAAAGCAAACACCACATGAACAG ATGTCCCCTGCATGCATTGACCCCCCCGGGACACAAG ATCATGTGACTGTAGTTCCAGAGACTGTTGGAGAAAATCCCCCCACTGATTTTCCTCG AAGGAGCCAACCTGTCACTGCAGTGTCACATTCTGTGAAG AATGGTCACCCAGTAGCACAGAACGTGTTGTCTGCAGGAG AGCCAGCTCCAGAGAAATCCAGGGAGAGCAGATCAGG AATAGGGAGAAATGCAGTAGCCACTGTATTCTCCAATCAAGTCTCTAACAGGAATGATAACAACAGCCCAAAGCAGTCAAAATCACTGACAACAG TGCTCATCCCTTCCCCGGAGTCAGAGGAAGACTGCACTGAGGAAGAAGAGCAGGATGAAGGGTACCAAGCTCCACTTGAACTGATGGCTGAG TTTCTCAAGTCTGTGATGGAGAAAGACTACCTTCTGGCCAAGAAACTGTGTCAGATGA TTCTTATCTATGAACCAGAGAACCCAGAGGCCACACAGTTCCTCCTGCTGATCCAGGAGAAGCTGctgacag AGCAAGCAGCAGACCCgagtgaggaagaggatgatgatTCTAACTCCAGTGATGAAGATGACTCAGAGGACTCGGGGAGTGAAGAGAAGTCAGCTCAGAGCACAGgcagctcttcctcctccacatcctcctcctcatcagaggaggaggaggagaaagaacaagaagatgaaaagcaggggaggagacacAAACCATGCCCACCTTCTCACCTATCCCCTTAG
- the erich2 gene encoding glutamate-rich protein 2 isoform X1 has product MSRLECVGTSSKQTPHEQMSPACIDPPGTQDHVTVVPETVGENPPTDFPRRSQPVTAVSHSVKNGHPVAQNVLSAGEPAPEKSRESRSGIGRNAVATVFSNQVSNRNDNNSPKQSKSLTTERKICALPSPAVLIPSPESEEDCTEEEEQDEGYQAPLELMAEFLKSVMEKDYLLAKKLCQMILIYEPENPEATQFLLLIQEKLLTEQAADPSEEEDDDSNSSDEDDSEDSGSEEKSAQSTGSSSSSTSSSSSEEEEEKEQEDEKQGRRHKPCPPSHLSP; this is encoded by the exons ATGAGCAG ATTAGAATGTGTGGGGACGTCCTCAAAGCAAACACCACATGAACAG ATGTCCCCTGCATGCATTGACCCCCCCGGGACACAAG ATCATGTGACTGTAGTTCCAGAGACTGTTGGAGAAAATCCCCCCACTGATTTTCCTCG AAGGAGCCAACCTGTCACTGCAGTGTCACATTCTGTGAAG AATGGTCACCCAGTAGCACAGAACGTGTTGTCTGCAGGAG AGCCAGCTCCAGAGAAATCCAGGGAGAGCAGATCAGG AATAGGGAGAAATGCAGTAGCCACTGTATTCTCCAATCAAGTCTCTAACAGGAATGATAACAACAGCCCAAAGCAGTCAAAATCACTGACAACAG AAAGAAAGATTTGTGCCCTACCATCACCCGCAGTGCTCATCCCTTCCCCGGAGTCAGAGGAAGACTGCACTGAGGAAGAAGAGCAGGATGAAGGGTACCAAGCTCCACTTGAACTGATGGCTGAG TTTCTCAAGTCTGTGATGGAGAAAGACTACCTTCTGGCCAAGAAACTGTGTCAGATGA TTCTTATCTATGAACCAGAGAACCCAGAGGCCACACAGTTCCTCCTGCTGATCCAGGAGAAGCTGctgacag AGCAAGCAGCAGACCCgagtgaggaagaggatgatgatTCTAACTCCAGTGATGAAGATGACTCAGAGGACTCGGGGAGTGAAGAGAAGTCAGCTCAGAGCACAGgcagctcttcctcctccacatcctcctcctcatcagaggaggaggaggagaaagaacaagaagatgaaaagcaggggaggagacacAAACCATGCCCACCTTCTCACCTATCCCCTTAG
- the gad1b gene encoding glutamate decarboxylase 1b isoform X1 yields MATSEPTATGGDQDPNSANLRPPSTTYDAWMHGCTRKLGMKICGFLQKNNSLEEKGRLAGQKNLLSCDNSDRDARFRRTETDFSNLFARDLLPAKNGEEPTMQFMLEVVDILTNYVRKTFDRSTKVLDFHHPHQLLEGMEGFNLELSDQPESLEQILVDCRDTLKYGVRTGHPRFFNQLSTGLDIIGLAGEWLTSTANTNMFTYEIAPVFVLMEQLTLKKMIEMVGWPSGEGDGIFSPGGAISNMYSVMIARYKYYPEVKTKGMSVAPRLVLFTSEHSHYSIKKAGAALGFGSENVILLSTDERGRVIPADLEAKILDAKQKGYVPLFVNATAGSTVYGAFDPINEIADICQKYNLWLHVDGAWGGGLLMSRKHRHKLSGVERANSVTWNPHKMMGVPLQCSAILVREKGILEGCNSMCAGYLFQPDKQYDVTYDTGDKAIQCGRHVDIFKFWLMWKAKGTIGFEQHIDRCLELSEYLYNKIKNREGYEMVFEGVPQHTNVCFWYIPPSLRGMPRSEERREKLHRVAPKIKAMMMESGTTMVGYQPQGKKVNFFRMVVSNPAATQSDIDFLIDEIERLGNDL; encoded by the exons ATGGCCACGTCCGAACCGACAGCCACCGGCGGGGACCAAGACCCCAACTCAGCCAATTTACGACCTCCATCTACAA CCTATGACGCGTGGATGCACGGATGTACTCGGAAACTGGGGATGAAGATATGTG GATTCCTACAGAAGAACAACAGCCTTGAGGAAAAGGGGAGGCTTGCAGGCCAGAAGAACCTTCTTTCCTGTGACAACAGTGACCGAGATGCGCGCTTTCGCCGCACAGAGACCGACTTTTCCAATCTGTTCGCGAGAG atttactccCAGCCAAAAATGGAGAGGAGCCCACCATGCAGTTCATGTTGGAAGTGGTCGACATTCTCACCAACTACGTCCGGAAGACGTTTGACCGCTCCACCAAGGTCCTGGATTTCCACCACCCGCACCAGCTCCTCGAGGGCATGGAAGGCTTTAACCTTGAGCTCTCTGACCAGCCAGAGTCGCTCGAGCAGATTCTCGTTGACTGCCGGGACACTCTTAAGTATGGCGTGCGAACAG GCCACCCGCGGTTCTTTAACCAGTTGTCCACAGGGCTTGACATAATTGGTCTGGCTGGAGAATGGCTAACCTCTACTGCTAACACCAACAT GTTCACCTATGAGATTGCTCCAGTGTTTGTACTGATGGAGCAGTTGACTCTCAAGAAGATGATAGAGATGGTTGGCTGGCCCTCAGGGGAGGGGGACGGCATATTCTCACCAg GGGGTGCCATCTCCAACATGTACAGTGTGATGATCGCTCGCTACAAGTACTATCCAGAGGTGAAGACTAAGGGCATGTCTGTGGCTCCCCGCCTGGTGCTCTTCACATCAGAACAT AGCCATTACTCTATCAAGAAGGCAGGAGCAGCTCTTGGCTTTGGTTCCGAGAACGTCATCTTACTGAGCACAGATGAAAG GGGGAGGGTCATCCCAGCTGATCTGGAGGCTAAGATCCTTGATGCCAAGCAGAAG GGCTATGTCCCACTGTTTGTGAACGCGACAGCCGGTTCTACTGTATATGGAGCGTTTGACCCCATCAACGAGATTGCTGACAtctgtcagaaatacaacttgTGGCTCCATGTTGAT GGGGCATGGGGAGGTGGTCTGTTGATGTCCAGGAAACATAGGCATAAGCTTAGCGGTGTAGAgag GGCAAACTCAGTCACCTGGAACCCTCACAAGATGATGGGTGTCCCCCTCCAGTGTTCAGCCATCTTagtcagagagaag GGCATTCTGGAGGGCTGTAACTCCATGTGTGCAGGTTACCTCTTCCAGCCAGACAAACAGTATGATGTCACCTATGACACGGGGGACAAGGCCATTCAATGCGGCCGCCACGTTGACATCTTCAAGTTCTGGCTCATGTGGAAGGCCAAG GGCACAATAGGGTTTGAGCAGCACATTGACAGGTGCTTGGAGCTGTCCGAGTATCTCTACAACAAGATCAAGAACAGGGAGGGATACGAGATGGTGTTTGAAGGAGTG CCCCAGCACACAAATGTGTGCTTCTGGTACATTCCACCCAGCCTGCGAGGCATGCCCCGCAGCGAGGAGCGACGAGAGAAACTCCACAGG GTGGCGCCCAAGATCAAGGCGATGATGATGGAGTCAGGGACAACCATGGTGGGCTACCAGCCTCAGGGAAAGAAGGTCAACTTCTTCCGTATGGTCGTCTCCAACCCTGCCGCCACCCAATCAGACATCGACTTCCTTATCGACGAGATTGAGAGGCTAGGGAACGACCTGTAG
- the gad1b gene encoding glutamate decarboxylase 1b isoform X2 — protein MATSEPTATGGDQDPNSANLRPPSTRFLQKNNSLEEKGRLAGQKNLLSCDNSDRDARFRRTETDFSNLFARDLLPAKNGEEPTMQFMLEVVDILTNYVRKTFDRSTKVLDFHHPHQLLEGMEGFNLELSDQPESLEQILVDCRDTLKYGVRTGHPRFFNQLSTGLDIIGLAGEWLTSTANTNMFTYEIAPVFVLMEQLTLKKMIEMVGWPSGEGDGIFSPGGAISNMYSVMIARYKYYPEVKTKGMSVAPRLVLFTSEHSHYSIKKAGAALGFGSENVILLSTDERGRVIPADLEAKILDAKQKGYVPLFVNATAGSTVYGAFDPINEIADICQKYNLWLHVDGAWGGGLLMSRKHRHKLSGVERANSVTWNPHKMMGVPLQCSAILVREKGILEGCNSMCAGYLFQPDKQYDVTYDTGDKAIQCGRHVDIFKFWLMWKAKGTIGFEQHIDRCLELSEYLYNKIKNREGYEMVFEGVPQHTNVCFWYIPPSLRGMPRSEERREKLHRVAPKIKAMMMESGTTMVGYQPQGKKVNFFRMVVSNPAATQSDIDFLIDEIERLGNDL, from the exons ATGGCCACGTCCGAACCGACAGCCACCGGCGGGGACCAAGACCCCAACTCAGCCAATTTACGACCTCCATCTACAA GATTCCTACAGAAGAACAACAGCCTTGAGGAAAAGGGGAGGCTTGCAGGCCAGAAGAACCTTCTTTCCTGTGACAACAGTGACCGAGATGCGCGCTTTCGCCGCACAGAGACCGACTTTTCCAATCTGTTCGCGAGAG atttactccCAGCCAAAAATGGAGAGGAGCCCACCATGCAGTTCATGTTGGAAGTGGTCGACATTCTCACCAACTACGTCCGGAAGACGTTTGACCGCTCCACCAAGGTCCTGGATTTCCACCACCCGCACCAGCTCCTCGAGGGCATGGAAGGCTTTAACCTTGAGCTCTCTGACCAGCCAGAGTCGCTCGAGCAGATTCTCGTTGACTGCCGGGACACTCTTAAGTATGGCGTGCGAACAG GCCACCCGCGGTTCTTTAACCAGTTGTCCACAGGGCTTGACATAATTGGTCTGGCTGGAGAATGGCTAACCTCTACTGCTAACACCAACAT GTTCACCTATGAGATTGCTCCAGTGTTTGTACTGATGGAGCAGTTGACTCTCAAGAAGATGATAGAGATGGTTGGCTGGCCCTCAGGGGAGGGGGACGGCATATTCTCACCAg GGGGTGCCATCTCCAACATGTACAGTGTGATGATCGCTCGCTACAAGTACTATCCAGAGGTGAAGACTAAGGGCATGTCTGTGGCTCCCCGCCTGGTGCTCTTCACATCAGAACAT AGCCATTACTCTATCAAGAAGGCAGGAGCAGCTCTTGGCTTTGGTTCCGAGAACGTCATCTTACTGAGCACAGATGAAAG GGGGAGGGTCATCCCAGCTGATCTGGAGGCTAAGATCCTTGATGCCAAGCAGAAG GGCTATGTCCCACTGTTTGTGAACGCGACAGCCGGTTCTACTGTATATGGAGCGTTTGACCCCATCAACGAGATTGCTGACAtctgtcagaaatacaacttgTGGCTCCATGTTGAT GGGGCATGGGGAGGTGGTCTGTTGATGTCCAGGAAACATAGGCATAAGCTTAGCGGTGTAGAgag GGCAAACTCAGTCACCTGGAACCCTCACAAGATGATGGGTGTCCCCCTCCAGTGTTCAGCCATCTTagtcagagagaag GGCATTCTGGAGGGCTGTAACTCCATGTGTGCAGGTTACCTCTTCCAGCCAGACAAACAGTATGATGTCACCTATGACACGGGGGACAAGGCCATTCAATGCGGCCGCCACGTTGACATCTTCAAGTTCTGGCTCATGTGGAAGGCCAAG GGCACAATAGGGTTTGAGCAGCACATTGACAGGTGCTTGGAGCTGTCCGAGTATCTCTACAACAAGATCAAGAACAGGGAGGGATACGAGATGGTGTTTGAAGGAGTG CCCCAGCACACAAATGTGTGCTTCTGGTACATTCCACCCAGCCTGCGAGGCATGCCCCGCAGCGAGGAGCGACGAGAGAAACTCCACAGG GTGGCGCCCAAGATCAAGGCGATGATGATGGAGTCAGGGACAACCATGGTGGGCTACCAGCCTCAGGGAAAGAAGGTCAACTTCTTCCGTATGGTCGTCTCCAACCCTGCCGCCACCCAATCAGACATCGACTTCCTTATCGACGAGATTGAGAGGCTAGGGAACGACCTGTAG
- the gorasp2 gene encoding Golgi reassembly-stacking protein 2 isoform X1, translating into MGGSQSVEIPGGGSEGYHVLRVQENSPGHRAGLEPFFDFIVSINDTRLNKDNDTLKDLLKASVEKPVRMLVYSSKTLELRESTVTPSNMWGGQGLLGVSIRFCSFEGANENVWHVLEVEPNSPASLAGLRPHTDYIIGADTVMNESEDLFSLIETHEGKGLKLYVYNTDTDNCREVVITPNSAWAGEGSLGCGIGYGYLHRIPTRPFEEGKKISFPGHIPSEPVSPLKDGFTEVQLSAVTPPSALPTGLEDSLSGLSISSAPSTIPSELQTGLPTIPLLPTSTSPSLSPLTSLNPASTTFNPGTTLPGLMPLPGGLPPLNFTLPDLSTMSLAGIGGLPPPGTTAFPPLGPLPPLNLPGLAPLPTLPSVLPSHLPLLPQGVAFTPSAVTLPSAAAASVPIPDSTVTVTAPSSDLSAEVCHHTPTEPAVASETVPTDTTESPATTETTAASS; encoded by the exons ATGGGGGGATCACAAAGTGTCGAGATACCGGGAGGAGGATCTGAAGGCTACCATGTTCTTCGG GTTCAAGAGAATTCGCCTGGACACAGAGCAGGGCTCGAGCCCTTCTTTGACTTCATCGTCTCCATCAACGACACTAGACTG AACAAAGATAATGACACACTGAAGGACCTGCTGAAGGCCAGTGTTGAGAAGCCAGTCAGGATGTTGGTCTATTCCTCCAAGACCTTGGAGTTGAGGGAGTCCACCGTTACCCCTAGCAACATGTGGGGAGGCCAAGGTCTGCTGGGCGTTTCCATTCGCTTCTGCAGCTTCGAGGGAGCCAATGAGAATGTCTGGCATGTGCTG GAGGTGGAGCCTAACTCTCCCGCATCCCTGGCCGGCTTGCGGCCGCACACTGATTACATCATAGGAGCTGACACGGTCATGAATGAG tcaGAGGACCTGTTCTCTCTGATAGAGACCCATGAGGGTAAAGGCTTGAAGCTCTATGTGTACAACACTGATACAGACAATTGCAGAGAGGTGGTCATCACACCCAACAGTGCTtgggcaggggagggcag TCTGGGATGTGGAATTGGGTACGGATATCTGCACAGGATTCCCACCAGGCCGTTTGAGGAAGGGAAAAAGATCAGCTTCCCTGGTCACATTCCCAGTGAGCCGGTCAGCCCGCTGAAGGATGGATTCACTGAG gTTCAACTGTCTGCTGTAACACCTCCTTCTGCACTTCCCACGGGCCTGGAAGATTCTCTTTCTGGCCTGTCAATCAGTTCAGCTCCGTCCACCATTCCAAGTGAGCTTCAGACAG GTCTCCCCACCATTCCCCTGctgcccacatccaccagccccTCCCTGAGCCCCCTCACCTCATTGAACCCTGCATCAACCACCTTCAACCCTGGCACCACGCTACCAG GTCTGATGCCTCTCCCAGGTGGCCTGCCCCCCCTCAACTTCACGCTACCAGACCTCAGCACAATGTCACTAGCTGGCATCGGTGGGTTACCCCCACCTGGAACTACAG CTTTCCCTCCGCTGGGCCCACTCCCACCCTTAAACCTGCCTGGCCTGGCCCCTCTGCCCACCTTGCCTTCCGTACTGccttcccatctccctctcctgccacaGGGGGTAGCCTTCACCCCGTCAGCAGTCACACTACCCTCAGCAGCAGCCGCATCAGTTCCCATCCCTGATTCCACAGTTACTGTAACAGCGCCCTCTAGTGACCTCAGTGCAGAGGTCTGCCACCACACCCCCACAGAGCCAGCGGTGGCCTCAGAAACAGTTCCCACGGATACCACGGAGTCACCGGCCACCACGGAAACGACAGCAGCGTCCTCGTAA
- the gorasp2 gene encoding Golgi reassembly-stacking protein 2 isoform X2, with protein MGGSQSVEIPGGGSEGYHVLRVQENSPGHRAGLEPFFDFIVSINDTRLNKDNDTLKDLLKASVEKPVRMLVYSSKTLELRESTVTPSNMWGGQGLLGVSIRFCSFEGANENVWHVLEVEPNSPASLAGLRPHTDYIIGADTVMNESEDLFSLIETHEGKGLKLYVYNTDTDNCREVVITPNSAWAGEGSLGCGIGYGYLHRIPTRPFEEGKKISFPGHIPSEPVSPLKDGFTEVQLSAVTPPSALPTGLEDSLSGLSISSAPSTIPSLPTIPLLPTSTSPSLSPLTSLNPASTTFNPGTTLPGLMPLPGGLPPLNFTLPDLSTMSLAGIGGLPPPGTTAFPPLGPLPPLNLPGLAPLPTLPSVLPSHLPLLPQGVAFTPSAVTLPSAAAASVPIPDSTVTVTAPSSDLSAEVCHHTPTEPAVASETVPTDTTESPATTETTAASS; from the exons ATGGGGGGATCACAAAGTGTCGAGATACCGGGAGGAGGATCTGAAGGCTACCATGTTCTTCGG GTTCAAGAGAATTCGCCTGGACACAGAGCAGGGCTCGAGCCCTTCTTTGACTTCATCGTCTCCATCAACGACACTAGACTG AACAAAGATAATGACACACTGAAGGACCTGCTGAAGGCCAGTGTTGAGAAGCCAGTCAGGATGTTGGTCTATTCCTCCAAGACCTTGGAGTTGAGGGAGTCCACCGTTACCCCTAGCAACATGTGGGGAGGCCAAGGTCTGCTGGGCGTTTCCATTCGCTTCTGCAGCTTCGAGGGAGCCAATGAGAATGTCTGGCATGTGCTG GAGGTGGAGCCTAACTCTCCCGCATCCCTGGCCGGCTTGCGGCCGCACACTGATTACATCATAGGAGCTGACACGGTCATGAATGAG tcaGAGGACCTGTTCTCTCTGATAGAGACCCATGAGGGTAAAGGCTTGAAGCTCTATGTGTACAACACTGATACAGACAATTGCAGAGAGGTGGTCATCACACCCAACAGTGCTtgggcaggggagggcag TCTGGGATGTGGAATTGGGTACGGATATCTGCACAGGATTCCCACCAGGCCGTTTGAGGAAGGGAAAAAGATCAGCTTCCCTGGTCACATTCCCAGTGAGCCGGTCAGCCCGCTGAAGGATGGATTCACTGAG gTTCAACTGTCTGCTGTAACACCTCCTTCTGCACTTCCCACGGGCCTGGAAGATTCTCTTTCTGGCCTGTCAATCAGTTCAGCTCCGTCCACCATTCCAA GTCTCCCCACCATTCCCCTGctgcccacatccaccagccccTCCCTGAGCCCCCTCACCTCATTGAACCCTGCATCAACCACCTTCAACCCTGGCACCACGCTACCAG GTCTGATGCCTCTCCCAGGTGGCCTGCCCCCCCTCAACTTCACGCTACCAGACCTCAGCACAATGTCACTAGCTGGCATCGGTGGGTTACCCCCACCTGGAACTACAG CTTTCCCTCCGCTGGGCCCACTCCCACCCTTAAACCTGCCTGGCCTGGCCCCTCTGCCCACCTTGCCTTCCGTACTGccttcccatctccctctcctgccacaGGGGGTAGCCTTCACCCCGTCAGCAGTCACACTACCCTCAGCAGCAGCCGCATCAGTTCCCATCCCTGATTCCACAGTTACTGTAACAGCGCCCTCTAGTGACCTCAGTGCAGAGGTCTGCCACCACACCCCCACAGAGCCAGCGGTGGCCTCAGAAACAGTTCCCACGGATACCACGGAGTCACCGGCCACCACGGAAACGACAGCAGCGTCCTCGTAA
- the LOC134036156 gene encoding kinesin-like protein KIF13B, whose translation MEMKGRDKARSKSRSLDLDPDSYTTFRTDLGNIEEDRQIASLAVQFVVSGARKGNVHLCSRIAELLRENKRLHRTVEAQRVHIEELRVLCSLSTAGPVGPLSSPTPGAPSPSPFPCLLPSTSHLPYPPLATSPTLPLYLPSLSGSSPTTSSHSCSSGRGSLSSSTTPPCLPRLGTPHPGALLTPCRRQPSSLPCVEENEIPSMPHSPQQRRESDAHGPEHDGWSKATGKRRGGLLPAPAPETVGYAQALKKRVLRQSASCEAERKEVEEMERKENDEHDTTALYREGLDPNSTTRRHRLQVNDRVTLRDRRGVDEKRKRGKEKRRGAVRFIGPLQNTDSTEVYIGVELDTPCGENNGSIHGYRYFRCEPNHGAFTTISGIRKLSSHSRHTDSPLPQRPSQGATDSCSGSSTAGSGLWREERGSEMEEEWGRRKGKGKGEEGERSG comes from the exons ATGGAGATGAAAGGCAGGGACAAGGCCAGAAGCAAGTCGAGGTCGCTAGATTTGGATCCGGACTCATACACCACGTTTAGGACAG ACCTCGGGAATATCGAGGAGGATAGGCAGATCGCGTCGTTGGCTGTGCAGTTCGTCGTAAGTGGCGCGAGGAAGGGCAACGTGCACCTGTGTTCGAGGATTGCCGAGTTACTGCGTGAGAATAAACG TCTGCACAGGACAGTGGAGGCCCAGAGAGTCCACATAGAGGAGCTGAGGGTTCTGTGTTCTCTGAGCACTGCTGGTCCAGTGGGTCCACTTTCCTCACCAACCCCTGgtgctccctccccctctcctttcccttgtCTTCTCCCATCCACGTCTCACCTCCCATATCCCCCATtggccacctcccccaccctcccactctacctcccctctctgtcaggctcctcccccaccacctcctcccataGCTGCAGCTCTGGGCGGGGCAGTCTGTCCTCCAGCACCACACCTCCCTGTCTGCCCCGACTTGGGACTCCCCATCCTGGTGCCCTCCTTACCCCTTGCAGGCGACAG CCATCTTCTCTGCCCTGCGTGGAGGAGAATGAGATACCCAGCATGCCTCACTCTCCccagcagaggagagagtcGGACGCTCATGGCCCTGAGCATGACGGGTGGTCTAAAGCGACAGGCAA gaggagagggggtcttCTGCCTGCTCCGGCTCCAGAGACAGTGGGTTACGCTCAGGCTCTGAAG AAGAGAGTCCTGCGACAGAGTGCCTCATGTGAAGCTGAGAGAAAAGAggttgaggagatggagaggaaagagaatgaTGAGCACGATACCACAGCACTTTATCGAGAGGGTCTGGATCCAAACTCCACAAC gcggaGACATCGTCTCCAGGTGAATGATCGTGTGACACTACGTGACCGGAGGGGAGTAGATGAgaaaaggaagaggggaaaagagaaaaggagaggagctgTGAGGTTTATAGGACCTTTACAGAACACTGATTCTACAGAGGTCTACATTGGAGTGGAACTGGATACACCCt GTGGAGAGAACAATGGAAGTATCCATGGTTACAGGTATTTCAGGTGTGAGCCCAACCATGGCGCTTTCACCACAATCTCAGGGATAAGGAAA CTCTCCTCCCACTCCAGGCACAcagactcccccctccctcagagaCCTTCCCAGGGGGCCACTGACTCCTGCTCAGGAAGCTCCACAGCCGGGAGTGGattatggagggaggagagggggagtgagatggaggaggaatggGGTAGGAGGAAGGGTAAAGGGAAGGGAGAAGAAGGGGAGAGGTCAGGGTag